One Bacteroidales bacterium genomic window, TTCATACCATAATTTCGAGAAGGAGCAATGGCAAACTTTTGAGGAATCGGTTGATTTAGATGCTATTCGTGTTGCTTTTAATCCATCAAATCCTAACGAATTCTACATTTCCAGCTGGGGGAACGGAGTTTTTCAATATACCAATGACGAGCCAGTGAAGCATTTTGATTACCAGAATAGCACTCTTCAAACTATATATCCCAATCAACCCTATTGTAGAATTAGCGGAATAACATTCGACAGCAAAGGAAATTTATGGGCAGCAAATGTTATGGTTCCAAAACCTATCTCTGTTAGAAAACCTGATGGTTCTTGGTATTCATTTGCTTATGCAGGTGCAATAAATTCTGACCAATTATCGGATTTATATTTTTCTCCATCTGGGCAACTATGGCTAGTTCTTCCCAGAGGTATAGGTCTATTTGTATTAGATCCTGGGAAAAATATCGAATCTGCAACCGATGATCATTATCGTAAGATTAAACTTTTTGATAGTAACGGGAATATTCTTCCTAACGATATTTATTCGCTAGCATTCGATCGTGAAGGATACGCTTGGATAGGCACAAGTGAAGGTGTTCTAATCAGCTACAATCCCGATAAGGCAATAGATGCTTCAACTTTTGTCGTTCAAAGAGTTAAAATTCCTGATGTTGTCCAAGGACTTGCAGCCTACCTTCTCCAAACAGAAACGGTAACATCCATTGCCGTTGATGGCGGTAATCGGAAATGGTTTGGAACAAGTAAATCGGGTGTTTTCCTTCAATCATCCGATGGCTCAAAGGAGTTACTTCATTTCAACACACAGAATAGCCCACTACCCTCCAATTCTATTGTTGATATTAAGATTCACCCAACATCGGGAGAGGTTTTTATTGCAACAGATAAAGGACTTATGTCCTATCGTGGTGAAGCAACTGAACCCTCAGAAAAATTTGGTAAAGTGTATGCTTTCCCAAATCCAGTTAAGCCAAACTATAATGGGATAATAACCATAACGGGGTTAGTCGAAAATACTACTGTTAAAATCACCGATATTAGCGGAAATCTAGTCAATGAAACTCAATCGTTGGGTGGACAGGCAACTTGGGATGGAAAAAATCTAAATGGACACAAAGTATCTACTGGTGTTTACCTAATATTCTGTTCCGATAGTAAAGGTGAGGAGACCGCTGTTAGTAAGTTACTTTTTATTAAGTAAACTGAGTCCGATATAATTTTAACACAAAGATCTTAAGTTCCGGATCTAACAAAATGGTTGTTTTAATAAGATACAGGTATACCATAATGATGTTTATTGATATTGAGAGACTCAGAGAACACGGAGGTTTGCTAGTTTTGCATAAATGCAAAAACAACAAGGTATAATATCTTAAATTCTCAACTTTAATGTAATTCTTTATCTCGAATTGACGTTAAGTAACAGTTATGATTCATAAAACCAAGGCAATTGCGCTCCACACAATTAAGTACGGTGATAGTAGCCTAATTGCTTATGTTTACTCCGAATCACATGGGCGTTTAAACCTGATGGTTCATAGCGCTTATGGGAGAAAGAAATCAGCAGGTAAAGCCATCTTCTTTCAACCGCTAAGCCTAATTAATATTATTTATTACCATAAGGGTTTTCAGTCTCTTTGTAAGTTAAAAGATGTATCAACAGAGGTGAGTTTTAGTTCTATCCCTTTCGATCCCGTTAAAAGAGCCATCGCATTATTTATTGGAGAGGTTGTATATCGTACAATTCGCGAGGAAGAACCAAATCCCACAATGTATAACTATCTCGAAAACTCAATTCAACTCCTTGATGTGATGCACAGCGGGATCTCAAATTTTCATTTGATATTTTTGGCACAACTCTCCCGTTATCTTGGTTTCTTTCCCGGAAATAATTGGAGCGAAGCAAAGCCAATATTCGATTACAAGAATGGTTTATTCATTCATGCCCAGCCATTACACCCGCTTTTTTTCGATAAAGAGAATAGTAAATTAATTGGGCAGGTGCTACAAACCCCTTTTCATGAGGCAGAGAAATTACAGCTTAACCATAAAGTTAGAGCGCAACTAATAAATAATTTTTTATCCTTTTATCAGGTGCACATCGAGAGTGTTTCAAACATAAAATCTTTGCCAATATTATCTCAGGTGTTTGAAGAATAAAGTCAAATTTAACCACGAAGAACTCAAAGGATACACAAAGCAAAAATATTGCAAACAAACACTTTGTGAATTTTGTGACATACTTCGTGCCTTTTGTGGTTAAACTCTTTTCAATTTTTTGGATACTCACAGAGGAAAACTCCTTTGGCCTGAAGACCCTGCAAATTTCAAATTTCTTGAGTTCTACCTAAAATCTTTAAATCTTTATTTTCAGAATTTTAGGCTTTTCAACGGCAAGAACAATTCCCACATAAATTAGCAAAAGCAATGAATGGAATAGGAATCGAAAAATTATTCCATCTATTACAACAATGGTTTTGACAAAGTAGAGCAGTATTGCAGCACCCAGATATCCAAAGAATTTTAGTAGATTATATTGAACTGGGAAATATCTTTGACCAATTAGGTAGGAAAGTACCATCATAGTTCCATAGCATATGAATGTTGCCCAA contains:
- a CDS encoding T9SS type A sorting domain-containing protein, which encodes MRKIIFPVLLVLSQLVHSQIKVGNWRDHFSYNNCIAITKGDNKIYGATSTGVFWYSTLEGSIGKINRIQGLNDIDINTIEYSSQQKILAVGYEDGNIDFIFQNRILNMPQIKDKLMQGSKKINGFTFYDNLVFTSTDFGIVVIDILKEEIKDTYYIGDLGEPLRVNRSAILNSSIYAATEKGLLRADINDPLLIQYQRWTHESFFSNSTDECIDVTVFGSSIIAVEGNATNQKDIVWVYNGLTWVELGRPYNTVLHVRADQTKLLITSKEGISSYTSIIDIPIVHTSYNFTWHFDPYMAIPIESEKIAIADNSSGIVYGEFGALNSYLPNGPTNNRAFSIGVSSEKVIVAAGAYDAAMGNRWFPFSYHNFEKEQWQTFEESVDLDAIRVAFNPSNPNEFYISSWGNGVFQYTNDEPVKHFDYQNSTLQTIYPNQPYCRISGITFDSKGNLWAANVMVPKPISVRKPDGSWYSFAYAGAINSDQLSDLYFSPSGQLWLVLPRGIGLFVLDPGKNIESATDDHYRKIKLFDSNGNILPNDIYSLAFDREGYAWIGTSEGVLISYNPDKAIDASTFVVQRVKIPDVVQGLAAYLLQTETVTSIAVDGGNRKWFGTSKSGVFLQSSDGSKELLHFNTQNSPLPSNSIVDIKIHPTSGEVFIATDKGLMSYRGEATEPSEKFGKVYAFPNPVKPNYNGIITITGLVENTTVKITDISGNLVNETQSLGGQATWDGKNLNGHKVSTGVYLIFCSDSKGEETAVSKLLFIK
- the recO gene encoding DNA repair protein RecO, encoding MIHKTKAIALHTIKYGDSSLIAYVYSESHGRLNLMVHSAYGRKKSAGKAIFFQPLSLINIIYYHKGFQSLCKLKDVSTEVSFSSIPFDPVKRAIALFIGEVVYRTIREEEPNPTMYNYLENSIQLLDVMHSGISNFHLIFLAQLSRYLGFFPGNNWSEAKPIFDYKNGLFIHAQPLHPLFFDKENSKLIGQVLQTPFHEAEKLQLNHKVRAQLINNFLSFYQVHIESVSNIKSLPILSQVFEE